Below is a genomic region from Fusobacterium canifelinum.
AATTTTCTTTATAAATTAGTATACAGAAAATATCCCAATTTAGTTGAAAGGCTTATCAATATGGGAAGAGATTATGAAATAGTTTTAAAAAAAATAAAAGATTTAGAGAATGAAGAAAAAATATTTGTTATAAGACCTCCAAAAGTTTTAAAAATTGGTAGACTTGAAAAAAATGAAAATAAAATTCAAGCCACTTATGATATTGGTTTGAACACAGGGAAAAAGGAAATAAACGATTTGTTAAAATATTTGAACAAATAATATTATTTCCATACTTATCTATAAAAATAAATTATAAAACCTTGAATTTTATTTTAAATATGTTATAATATTTTAAAGAATTTCTGACCTTACCGCTACTTCCAGGAGGTTTTGGGTCTAATGTCGTCATGGGGTTGGCGCTGTCTTTAATAAATCAGAAAAATCACGAATATCAATAGTTATTACGGATACTGTATATTTTAGGTAACTGACTACCACTTGTTGTGTTTGACGACTAAAACCATAATGAGGCGATAGGTCGGTTTTTTTATTTAAAAATAAAGGGAGAATATTTATGAAAATTACCAGTAGAGAATTAACAGACATTTTTCAAAAACATGTTGAAAGTTTGTTTCCAAACAAGGAATTAAAACCAGTTGAAATTACAGTAGCTACAAATGAAAACTTTGGTGATTACCAATGTAATTTTGCTATGATAAACTCAAAAATAATTGGAGATAATCCAAGGAAAATTGCAGAAGAAATAAAAAATAATTTTCCTTATGGAGATGTAATTGAAAAATTAGAAATTGCCGGTCCAGGTTTCATAAATATATTTTTATCAGATAAATATATTTCTAACTCTATTAAAAAAATAGGTGAAGACTATGATTTTTCATTTTTAAATAGAAAAGGAAAAGTTATAATAGATTTCTCATCTCCAAATATTGCTAAAAGAATGCACATAGGTCATTTAAGATCAACAATTATAGGTGAGTCTGTATCTAGAATTTATAAATTTCTAGGTTATGATGTAGTTGCTGACAATCATATTGGGGATTGGGGAACTCAATTTGGAAAACTAATAGTTGGATATAGAAATTGGCTTGATAAAGAAGCTTATAAAAAAAATGCAATAGAAGAACTTGAAAGAGTATATGTAAAATTTTCTGACGAAGCTGAAAAAGACCCTTCTCTTGAAGATTTAGCTAGAGCAGAACTTAAAAAAGTTCAAGATGGTGAAGAAGAAAATACTAAACTTTGGAAAGAATTTATTACAGAATCTTTAAAAGAATATGATAAATTATATAAAAGACTTGATGTACATTTTGACACATATTATGGAGAATCTTTTTATAATGATATGATGGCGGATGTAGTAAAAGAATTAGTTGATAAAAAAATTGCAGTTGATGATGAAGGGGCAAAGGTAGTATTTTTTGATGAAAAAGATAATTTATTCCCTTGTATAGTGCAAAAGAAAGATGGTGCTTATCTATATTCAACATCAGATATTGCAACTGTAAAATTTAGAAAAAATACTTATGATGTAAATAGAATGATTTATCTCACAGATGCTAGACAACAAGACCACTTTAAACAATTCTTTAAAATAACTGATATGCTTGGTTGGAATATAGAAAAATATCATATTTGGTTTGGTATTATAAGATTTGCTGATGGTATTCTATCAACTCGTAAAGGAAATGTTATCAAACTTGAAGAGTTACTAGATGAAGCTCATAGTCGTGCTTATGATGTGGTAAATGAAAAAAACCCTAATCTATCAGAAGGAGAAAAACAAAATATTGCTGAAGTAGTTGGTGTAAGTTCAGTTAAATATGCTGACTTATCTCAAAATAAACAAAGTGATATTATATTTGAATGGGATAAAATGTTAAGTTTTGAAGGAAATACTGCACCATATTTATTATATACTTATGCTAGAATACAGTCTATTCTTAGAAAAGTAGCTGAACAAAACATTGACTTAAATGAAAATATAGAGATAAAAACAGAAAATAAAATTGAGAAGTCTTTGGCAACTTATTTATTAGCTTTCCCAATATCTGTATTAAAAGCAGCTGAAACATTTAAGCCTAATTTAATTGCAGACTATTTATATGAATTATCTAAAAAATTAAATAGCTTCTATAATAATTGCCCTATACTAAATCAAGATATAGAAACTTTAAAATCAAGGTCATTGCTTATTAAGAAAACAGGTGAAGTTTTAAAAGAAGGCTTAGAGCTTCTAGGAATTCCTGTTTTGAATAAAATGTAAAAATTAGAAATAAATTAAGGAGGAATTATGGAAAAAAACCAATTATAGGAATATCTTCAAGTGTAATAGTTGATGAATCAGGTAGTTTTGCTGGATATAAAAGAGCCTATGTGAATAAAGATTATGTAGATGCTGTTGTAAGAGCAGGAGGAGTTCCTCTTATAATACCATTTACTACAGATAAAGAAGTTATTATTAGTCAAGCACAATTAATTGATGGTTTGATATTATCAGGTGGACATGATGTAAGCCCATATAATTATGGACAAGAACCTAATCCAAAGTTAGGAGAAACTTTCTCTGAAAGAGATACTTATGATATGCTTTTATTAGAAGAAAGTAAAAAATGTAGCAGCTGGTGGAACTCTATATCAAGATTTATCTTTAATACCTGGAAATGTTTTAAAACATAATCAAGTAAATAAACCAACATTGAAAACTCATATGATAAAAATAGAAGAAAATTCTGTTATTTCAAGTATTTTTGAAAAAAAAACAATGGTAAATTCATTCCATCATCAAGCAATAGATAAAGTTGGAGATGATCTTAAAGTTGTTGCAAGAGCTAGTGATGGAGTAGTTGAAGCTATTGAGCATAAAACATATAAATTTTTAGTTGCTGTACAATGGCATCCAGAAATGCTAGCTGTTGAATGTGAAAAAGCTAGAGAACTTTTTACTAGATTTATAGAAGAAGCTAAAAAATAAATAATTGATTGGAGAAAAGATGGAAAATAATCAAAAAATGAAGTTTTGGTCAATAGTTTTATT
It encodes:
- the argS gene encoding arginine--tRNA ligase encodes the protein MKITSRELTDIFQKHVESLFPNKELKPVEITVATNENFGDYQCNFAMINSKIIGDNPRKIAEEIKNNFPYGDVIEKLEIAGPGFINIFLSDKYISNSIKKIGEDYDFSFLNRKGKVIIDFSSPNIAKRMHIGHLRSTIIGESVSRIYKFLGYDVVADNHIGDWGTQFGKLIVGYRNWLDKEAYKKNAIEELERVYVKFSDEAEKDPSLEDLARAELKKVQDGEEENTKLWKEFITESLKEYDKLYKRLDVHFDTYYGESFYNDMMADVVKELVDKKIAVDDEGAKVVFFDEKDNLFPCIVQKKDGAYLYSTSDIATVKFRKNTYDVNRMIYLTDARQQDHFKQFFKITDMLGWNIEKYHIWFGIIRFADGILSTRKGNVIKLEELLDEAHSRAYDVVNEKNPNLSEGEKQNIAEVVGVSSVKYADLSQNKQSDIIFEWDKMLSFEGNTAPYLLYTYARIQSILRKVAEQNIDLNENIEIKTENKIEKSLATYLLAFPISVLKAAETFKPNLIADYLYELSKKLNSFYNNCPILNQDIETLKSRSLLIKKTGEVLKEGLELLGIPVLNKM